A DNA window from Parabacteroides johnsonii DSM 18315 contains the following coding sequences:
- a CDS encoding RagB/SusD family nutrient uptake outer membrane protein has translation MKQIKFSICTASLCLLMSCVDLDLNPLSEGSSENWYSSQAEIEMSLNDFYRTDFFPIDDMKWGDDVTARNETSAVNNGTLTSEDGTIAKRWENYYKGIARALRIINNMDRARAMGVSEKDIAQYEGEAYFYLGYAYGMLAFHWGDAILDKVGMSLDEAYTASRSPKADVLAYSYECLDKAAERLPNSYPGIQRATKGATYAFKARIAIYNEDYATAATAAKNCMDLNVYKLHDNYQDLFTASWSDEWIFFFRGDVTLKKYYWAAGDVLNSISRLSGGWGGQKAPSYELVCAYPCIDGKPIDESPLYNPKDFFENRDPRMAMTIVPFATAHNKSVLEGTYDPNDYKWLGYEYSPSPVKTTVLRVSDGVQVGNNDSKARAEHASYTGLLFKKYVDESFLENGKAGAPTTYPMLRYGDVLLMYAEAMNEMNQCSQEVLDATINKLRERAYNGTNLEYPRVTEGSQQQLRTVIRTERFIEMAWEGHRYSDLIRWKIAGKVFNRPIYFLNRAWSGNTSWNGDESSVSAEYKQLIQNWKDGNYPIGGIPQIDEDGIADLSEMAKKGYITVATERKFDESRDYLWPVPAADRLINENLSQNPKW, from the coding sequence ATGAAACAGATAAAATTTTCTATATGTACAGCTTCTCTTTGCCTGCTGATGTCGTGTGTCGATCTAGACTTAAATCCTCTTTCTGAAGGATCAAGCGAGAATTGGTATTCTTCTCAAGCAGAAATAGAAATGTCTTTGAATGATTTCTATCGTACGGATTTTTTCCCGATTGATGATATGAAATGGGGAGATGATGTAACGGCTCGAAATGAAACATCGGCTGTGAATAACGGAACATTGACTTCAGAAGATGGAACGATTGCCAAACGTTGGGAAAACTATTATAAAGGTATCGCACGTGCTTTGCGTATAATCAATAATATGGATCGAGCACGTGCTATGGGTGTTTCGGAAAAGGATATCGCGCAATATGAAGGTGAAGCTTATTTCTATTTAGGATATGCTTATGGCATGTTGGCTTTTCATTGGGGGGATGCGATCTTGGATAAGGTGGGTATGAGTTTAGATGAAGCTTATACCGCTTCCCGATCTCCGAAAGCAGATGTATTGGCTTACAGCTACGAATGTTTGGACAAGGCTGCGGAACGTTTACCCAATAGTTATCCAGGCATCCAGCGTGCCACAAAGGGGGCTACTTATGCTTTTAAAGCAAGAATTGCTATTTATAATGAGGATTATGCTACTGCTGCTACTGCTGCCAAAAATTGTATGGATTTGAATGTGTATAAATTGCATGACAATTATCAGGACCTGTTTACGGCTTCTTGGTCTGACGAATGGATTTTCTTCTTCCGTGGAGATGTGACGTTGAAAAAATATTATTGGGCTGCGGGTGATGTGTTGAATAGCATATCTCGCCTTTCAGGCGGATGGGGTGGTCAAAAAGCACCTTCTTACGAATTGGTTTGTGCTTATCCTTGTATTGATGGTAAACCGATCGATGAATCTCCGCTTTACAATCCGAAAGACTTTTTCGAGAACCGAGATCCACGTATGGCAATGACGATTGTTCCGTTTGCCACAGCGCACAACAAGAGTGTGTTGGAAGGAACGTATGATCCAAACGATTATAAGTGGTTGGGTTATGAATATTCTCCATCGCCAGTTAAAACAACCGTTCTGAGAGTTTCTGACGGTGTACAAGTAGGAAATAATGATTCTAAAGCAAGAGCGGAACATGCTTCCTACACTGGTTTGTTGTTTAAGAAATATGTCGATGAGTCATTTTTGGAAAATGGTAAAGCCGGGGCACCGACTACTTATCCTATGTTGCGTTACGGTGATGTTTTGTTGATGTATGCTGAAGCGATGAATGAGATGAATCAGTGTAGCCAAGAAGTGCTGGATGCAACGATTAATAAATTGCGTGAAAGGGCTTATAACGGAACAAATCTTGAGTATCCGCGAGTAACGGAAGGATCACAACAGCAGTTACGTACGGTTATCCGTACCGAGCGTTTTATTGAAATGGCTTGGGAAGGTCATCGTTATAGTGATTTGATTCGGTGGAAGATTGCCGGTAAAGTTTTTAATCGTCCGATTTATTTCTTGAATCGTGCATGGTCCGGTAATACCTCTTGGAATGGTGATGAAAGTTCTGTATCGGCTGAATACAAGCAGTTGATTCAGAACTGGAAAGATGGTAACTATCCGATAGGTGGTATTCCACAGATTGATGAAGACGGTATTGCAGATTTAAGC